One Actinomycetes bacterium genomic region harbors:
- a CDS encoding DUF3558 family protein has product MSASRSTGRLSRGFVVAVVAVVAVVAVPLLSACGADDASPVPAAATKVPATLSPTTTPSPSASPVDIDPCSLVTTQQVREDLGGDVDDRQTDLSDPAVPTCTWRVTDSQLGTGTLRVAVTDTGGTATTFRTVAAAYPSATPITGVGDQAYDVSPIGQVLVFRKGTTLTVAASGFTKDGADPDRTTTSSVLAAVATRAADVL; this is encoded by the coding sequence ATGAGTGCATCTCGCAGCACCGGCCGGCTCAGCCGGGGTTTCGTCGTCGCAGTCGTCGCAGTGGTCGCGGTCGTCGCCGTCCCGCTGCTGTCGGCCTGTGGCGCCGACGACGCGTCACCGGTGCCGGCCGCCGCGACCAAGGTCCCGGCCACGCTGTCGCCGACGACCACGCCGTCGCCCTCGGCCTCTCCCGTCGACATCGACCCGTGCTCCCTGGTGACGACCCAGCAGGTGCGCGAGGACCTCGGGGGCGATGTCGACGACCGGCAGACCGACCTGAGCGACCCGGCGGTCCCGACCTGCACCTGGCGGGTCACGGATTCGCAGCTGGGCACCGGGACGCTGCGGGTGGCGGTCACCGACACCGGCGGCACGGCCACGACGTTCCGCACCGTCGCCGCCGCCTACCCCTCGGCGACACCGATCACCGGCGTGGGTGACCAAGCCTACGACGTGTCGCCGATCGGGCAGGTGCTGGTCTTCCGGAAGGGCACCACCCTGACGGTGGCGGCCTCAGGCTTCACCAAGGACGGCGCCGACCCCGACCGGACAACGACGTCGTCGGTGCTCGCAGCAGTCGCGACCCGTGCGGCCGACGTGC